CTGCCGGAACCGGCAGCCTTTTTTTTGGGAGCCCGATCAGGCTTGCCCGTTCGCCGCGTCCAGGCTGGCGCGCAACTCGGCGATTTCTTCCTGGAATTTCATGTTCTTCTTTACGCGCGAATTCTTGAAATAGCGGATGCAGTTGATCGGCGAGTAGAAGAAATCCGTGCGCCAGCTTCCGGCCAGGAGTTCCTTGCCCGTGGGATCGTCGGCGGGCTGGACGATCGTATCGGCCATGATCCGATCTATCCCGGACACGTTCGGCCCCGACTCATGCCACACCGAGCTATGCATGATGGCAAAGTCGCCCGGCCGCATTTCCGGCGTTACCTTGGGCCATTTGATTTCGAACGCTTCAGGGTCGATCTCGCCCGCGTCCCCCAGGAAACCGAGCTTGTGGGAGCCCAAATAGAAGCTCAATCCGCCGTTATCCCCGTTGACCTCGCTAAGCGGCACGAACAGGCTGCACTTGTTATGCCGGCCCAGGTGGTAGCAACTGTCCTGGTGCAGGAATACCGGGGTGCGGCTGAACTGGTCCTTGATGACGAAGCGGTGGTTGTAGAGGGCGATATCCGCGCCGAAAACCTGCCGCGCGACATCGATCAGCGCGGGGTCCCGGTACATGCCCGCCAGTGTTTCCGGCAGGGCTTCATTCAGCGCTACGGGATTCGCGCGGTTGACGTCGCGCCCGTTCTTCAGGCTGGCCTCGTAGAATGCCGCCCATTCGCGCTGCCACGTGGCGACGGTCGGTGGCGCGATCGCGCCACGCAGCACGAATACGCCGGTCTGATTGAAGACCTCCAGGTCGAAGGTGTCCGATGCGATGCGCTCGATCCACTTCTCGTCGATGCCGTATGTGCTCATGATCGGGCTCCGGGCTCAGATCCAGCGAAATACCAGTTCGTTGTCCTGCGTGTTCTTGAACTTGTTGCACTTGGCCAGGACGTTGTACTTCAAGGGAAACAGTTCGCGCCCCGGGCTTTCCAGGATGTCGATCTCCAGGATGTCGAAGTCGCGCAGCAGCGCTTTCCACCCGTGCTCCGTAATGCGCCAGCAATCCGGCAAGGGACCGTGGATCCGCCAGTTCAAGGGGGCCGAGATCAGCAGGTGGCCTTCGTGCCGCAGCACGCGCCGCAGCTCCTTGACGGCTTCGAACGGGTTCAGCGTGTGTTCGATCACTTCCATGCAAACGACGACATCGTAGGTGCTGTCCGCGATGGTGACGTTGGTTTTGGTGATGTCGCCCACGATCGTGGGGTTATGCGTGCCCACCACATCGAATGTGTCGATGTCGTAGTTGGAAAACTTCTCGCGCACGAAAGAACGTTCCTGCGGGCCGACCTCGAGCAGCCGGCCGCTTTCCCCCGCCAGGCTGGCCGCCGTTTTGGTCAGGAATGCATTGATATGTTCCCTCGTCAGCTCCAGGGTATCGTTATCGAATTGGGACGGCGTGGCCATGGATGGACTCTGGTAAGGGTTGTCGGAAAACCGGCGCGGCCGGCGTGTGATGGAATCAGGTGTCG
Above is a genomic segment from Bordetella genomosp. 11 containing:
- a CDS encoding phytanoyl-CoA dioxygenase family protein, with amino-acid sequence MSTYGIDEKWIERIASDTFDLEVFNQTGVFVLRGAIAPPTVATWQREWAAFYEASLKNGRDVNRANPVALNEALPETLAGMYRDPALIDVARQVFGADIALYNHRFVIKDQFSRTPVFLHQDSCYHLGRHNKCSLFVPLSEVNGDNGGLSFYLGSHKLGFLGDAGEIDPEAFEIKWPKVTPEMRPGDFAIMHSSVWHESGPNVSGIDRIMADTIVQPADDPTGKELLAGSWRTDFFYSPINCIRYFKNSRVKKNMKFQEEIAELRASLDAANGQA
- a CDS encoding class I SAM-dependent methyltransferase, which encodes MATPSQFDNDTLELTREHINAFLTKTAASLAGESGRLLEVGPQERSFVREKFSNYDIDTFDVVGTHNPTIVGDITKTNVTIADSTYDVVVCMEVIEHTLNPFEAVKELRRVLRHEGHLLISAPLNWRIHGPLPDCWRITEHGWKALLRDFDILEIDILESPGRELFPLKYNVLAKCNKFKNTQDNELVFRWI